From Planctomycetota bacterium:
GACGGCCAGACCGTCAATGTCGAAGGCCCCAAGGGCAAGCTCTCGTACACCGCCCAGCCGGCCATCGAGGTCAAGGTCGATGGCGAGGAAGTTGTCGTCGCCCGTCGCGACGAGCAGCGGCAGAGCAAGGCCTTCCACGGCCTGACGCGTGCCCTCATCGCCAACATGATCGTCGGCGTCACCGAGGGCTACAAGAAAGAGCTCGAAGTCCAGGGCGTCGGCTACTCCGCGACCCTCAAGGGCAAGAAGCTCGAGTTGGCCGTCGGTTTCGCGAACAAG
This genomic window contains:
- the rplF gene encoding 50S ribosomal protein L6; its protein translation is MSRLGKKPVAIAKGAKVSVDGQTVNVEGPKGKLSYTAQPAIEVKVDGEEVVVARRDEQRQSKAFHGLTRALIANMIVGVTEGYKKELEVQGVGYSATLKGKKLELAVGFANKITRDIPDGLNVSVDGNTKIEVTGIDKQQVGQFAAYVRAARKPEPYKGKGVRYLGEQVKIKPGKTTGK